The Lactobacillus sp. CBA3605 genome contains a region encoding:
- a CDS encoding phosphocarrier protein HPr, producing the protein MEKKEFHVIADTGIHARPATLLVQSASKFNSEVTLQYQDKSVNLKSIMGVMSLGVGKDADVTISAEGADEADAIAALTDTMKKEGLSE; encoded by the coding sequence ATGGAAAAGAAAGAATTTCACGTAATCGCAGATACAGGTATCCACGCACGTCCAGCTACTTTATTGGTACAATCAGCAAGTAAGTTCAACTCAGAAGTTACGTTGCAATACCAAGACAAGTCAGTTAACTTGAAGTCTATCATGGGTGTAATGTCACTCGGTGTTGGTAAAGATGCAGATGTTACGATTTCTGCTGAAGGTGCTGACGAAGCTGACGCAATTGCAGCTTTAACTGATACGATGAAGAAAGAAGGCTTATCTGAATAA
- the ptsP gene encoding phosphoenolpyruvate--protein phosphotransferase, producing the protein MAEKVLKGIAASDGIAIAKAYMLVDPDLSFEKTTVSDIDAEIQRLHDAFDASKAELKVIKDKATQSLGAEEAEVFEAHITILSDPEMLSQIEGKIKDDKVNAEEALKEVTDTFIGMFEAMTDNAYMQERAGDIRDVTKRVMSHLLGVTLPSPALIDSEVVVIAHDLTPSDTAQLDRKFVKGFITDIGGRTSHSAIMSRTLEIPAVVGSESATTEIKAGTTIILDGINGEALVAPTDAEISDYQQKAKDFAAQKVEWEKLKNEATVSKDGKHFELASNIGTPDDMDGVLEAGSEAVGLFRSEFLYMNSAELPDEDTQFEAYKKVVEGMQGKPVIVRTMDIGGDKHLPYLPLPDEMNPFLGYRAIRISLDRDDIFRTQLRALLRASHYGQLRIMFPMIATLDEFRQAKAIFEDEKAKLVAAGTPVADDIKLGIMIEIPAAAILADQFAKEVDFFSIGTNDLIQYSFAADRGNEHVSYLYQPYNPSLLRLIKHVIDAAHANGRIAGMCGEVAGDQIAVPLLMGLGLDEFSMSSTSVLKTRSLMKRIDTTEMAKLADKAVNECVTNEEVKALVEKNVFNK; encoded by the coding sequence ATGGCTGAAAAGGTACTAAAAGGAATTGCTGCCAGTGATGGGATTGCAATTGCTAAGGCCTATATGCTAGTTGATCCAGATTTGTCATTCGAAAAAACGACGGTTTCCGACATTGATGCCGAAATCCAACGGTTACATGATGCTTTTGATGCCTCTAAAGCTGAGCTAAAAGTCATTAAAGACAAAGCAACTCAGAGTTTAGGTGCCGAAGAAGCAGAAGTTTTTGAAGCTCATATCACAATTTTATCTGACCCTGAAATGTTAAGTCAAATTGAAGGTAAGATTAAGGATGATAAAGTCAATGCTGAAGAAGCTTTGAAGGAAGTTACTGATACTTTCATCGGCATGTTTGAAGCAATGACGGACAACGCATATATGCAAGAACGAGCTGGCGATATTCGCGATGTGACTAAGCGCGTTATGAGTCACTTGTTAGGGGTCACCCTACCAAGTCCTGCCTTAATCGATTCTGAAGTCGTCGTAATTGCCCATGATTTAACGCCTAGTGACACGGCGCAACTTGATCGTAAGTTCGTCAAAGGGTTCATCACCGATATTGGTGGTCGGACAAGTCACTCTGCGATTATGTCACGGACGCTTGAAATTCCAGCGGTAGTTGGTTCTGAATCTGCTACAACTGAAATTAAAGCGGGGACGACGATTATCCTTGATGGGATTAACGGGGAAGCTTTAGTAGCCCCAACCGATGCTGAAATCAGTGACTATCAACAAAAAGCCAAAGATTTCGCTGCCCAAAAGGTTGAATGGGAAAAGCTTAAGAATGAAGCGACCGTTTCAAAAGACGGTAAGCATTTTGAATTAGCTTCAAACATTGGGACGCCTGACGATATGGATGGTGTCTTGGAAGCCGGTTCTGAAGCAGTTGGTTTATTCCGATCAGAATTCTTGTACATGAACAGTGCGGAACTACCTGATGAAGATACGCAATTCGAAGCCTACAAAAAGGTTGTCGAAGGCATGCAAGGCAAGCCAGTGATTGTGCGGACCATGGATATCGGGGGCGACAAGCATTTACCTTACTTGCCACTTCCAGACGAAATGAACCCATTCTTGGGGTATCGGGCGATTCGGATTTCACTTGATCGTGACGATATTTTCCGGACGCAACTGCGGGCATTGCTACGGGCTTCACACTATGGTCAATTACGGATTATGTTCCCAATGATTGCGACCCTAGATGAATTCCGTCAAGCTAAAGCCATCTTTGAGGATGAAAAGGCGAAATTAGTCGCTGCCGGGACGCCAGTTGCTGATGATATCAAGCTTGGTATCATGATTGAAATTCCTGCTGCTGCTATTCTTGCTGACCAATTTGCTAAAGAAGTTGATTTCTTTAGTATTGGGACCAACGACTTAATCCAATATTCATTTGCTGCTGATCGTGGTAATGAACACGTCTCATACTTGTATCAACCATACAACCCATCGTTGTTACGGTTAATCAAGCATGTTATTGACGCGGCCCATGCCAATGGTCGGATTGCTGGGATGTGTGGTGAAGTTGCTGGAGACCAAATCGCGGTACCATTATTAATGGGCTTAGGTTTGGATGAATTCTCAATGAGTTCAACTTCAGTGCTGAAGACACGCTCATTGATGAAACGCATTGATACGACTGAAATGGCTAAATTAGCTGACAAAGCCGTTAACGAATGTGTGACCAATGAAGAAGTTAAAGCATTAGTTGAAAAGAACGTTTTTAATAAATAA
- a CDS encoding glycosyltransferase family 4 protein, translating to MNIGIFTDTYYPQVSGVATSIKVLRNQLERAGHQVYIFTTTDPHVDKNIYERNIFRFTSIPFVSFTDRRIAVRGLFKAYQVAKDLGLDIVHTQTEFSMGMIGKFVAKQLKVPCVHTYHTMYEDYLHYIANGKLLKPYHVKEATRAYCYHLNGIVAPSQRVANTLKKYGVKTPSRIIPTGIDINQYEQAPTADYRQKLGYAATTPVLLSLSRLAYEKNIHEVIAALPAVLEQVPAAQLVIVGDGPARETLENQVKATNLSEHVQFTGEIDNDEVYNYYQMADLFVAASNSESQGLTYIEAMAAGLKMVVTSSPYTDQLLDDPSLGTTFTSESALVRDVVRYLQHPHAFDDPKPRQKKLYQISAEYFGKQVINYYQDVQLTYSESAGKSADISD from the coding sequence GTGAATATCGGGATATTTACAGATACATACTATCCACAAGTTAGTGGGGTAGCAACGTCGATCAAGGTGCTGCGCAATCAACTTGAGCGGGCTGGTCATCAAGTGTATATCTTTACGACCACGGATCCCCATGTTGATAAAAATATCTATGAACGCAATATTTTTCGGTTTACGAGTATTCCGTTCGTGTCCTTTACGGATCGACGGATTGCTGTTCGTGGGTTGTTCAAAGCCTACCAAGTTGCGAAAGACTTAGGCTTAGATATTGTGCATACGCAAACTGAATTTTCGATGGGCATGATTGGTAAGTTTGTCGCGAAACAATTAAAGGTGCCATGCGTCCATACCTACCATACGATGTATGAGGACTATTTACACTATATCGCTAATGGCAAACTATTGAAGCCTTACCATGTTAAAGAGGCGACGCGGGCTTATTGTTACCATTTAAATGGCATTGTGGCGCCCAGTCAACGGGTCGCCAATACCTTAAAAAAATATGGCGTTAAAACACCGAGTCGGATTATTCCAACGGGTATTGATATTAATCAATATGAACAAGCGCCAACCGCTGATTATCGGCAAAAATTAGGCTATGCCGCCACAACACCGGTACTATTATCGTTAAGTCGGTTAGCCTATGAGAAGAATATCCATGAAGTTATTGCAGCCTTGCCAGCAGTATTAGAGCAAGTGCCAGCGGCACAATTAGTTATTGTGGGTGATGGCCCAGCACGTGAAACGTTGGAAAACCAAGTTAAAGCTACCAATCTGAGCGAGCATGTGCAGTTCACCGGTGAGATTGATAATGATGAAGTTTATAATTATTATCAAATGGCCGACTTATTTGTGGCGGCTTCAAATTCGGAGTCACAGGGGTTAACCTATATTGAAGCGATGGCAGCGGGACTTAAAATGGTAGTTACGAGTAGTCCATATACGGATCAACTGTTGGATGACCCTTCATTAGGGACGACGTTTACTAGTGAGTCGGCGTTAGTTCGAGATGTGGTCCGATATTTACAGCATCCACATGCATTTGATGATCCAAAACCACGCCAAAAAAAGCTTTACCAGATTTCAGCCGAGTATTTTGGCAAACAAGTAATTAATTACTATCAAGATGTTCAGTTGACCTATTCAGAATCAGCAGGGAAGTCAGCCGATATCAGTGACTAA
- a CDS encoding glycosyltransferase family 4 protein has product MLNITMFSKADSVKGQGVGSAYQELMRLLQTHWQTEFNLKVNRYGRSTISHYHTVNPMFYLSTFMPNRGRKIGYVHFLPETLTGSLKLPKPLQAIFNRYLISFYKRMDHIVVVNPTFIPKLEAYDIKRADVTYIPNFVSKREFYEMAQPKQVKLRQAYGYDQNKFMILGTGQIQDRKGVPDFIKLARQNPDIQFVWAGGFSFGRITDGYQELKKVVDNPPANLSFPGIVDREKLVDYYNMADLFLLPSYNELFPMSVLEAFSCGTPVLLRDLDLYRAIIDGYYQAAADVDEMQQQISQLRQNPAGLQFLHDKAVLASADYSEQRLAKIWHDFYLQQAKEG; this is encoded by the coding sequence ATGCTAAACATTACGATGTTTTCGAAAGCTGACTCAGTTAAAGGTCAAGGGGTCGGGAGTGCGTACCAAGAATTGATGCGGTTATTGCAGACTCATTGGCAGACCGAATTCAATCTCAAAGTTAATCGTTACGGTCGTTCGACGATTTCACATTATCATACGGTTAATCCGATGTTTTATTTGTCGACATTTATGCCCAACCGGGGACGTAAAATTGGTTATGTCCATTTTTTACCGGAAACGTTAACGGGGAGCTTAAAGTTGCCCAAGCCACTGCAAGCGATTTTTAACCGTTATTTGATTTCGTTTTATAAGCGCATGGATCATATCGTTGTCGTTAATCCGACGTTTATTCCGAAGCTGGAAGCCTACGATATTAAGCGGGCTGATGTGACCTATATTCCAAACTTTGTTAGTAAACGTGAGTTCTATGAAATGGCACAACCAAAACAAGTCAAGTTGCGCCAAGCCTATGGGTATGACCAAAATAAATTTATGATTTTGGGAACTGGTCAAATTCAAGACCGCAAAGGGGTACCGGATTTTATTAAGTTAGCGCGTCAAAATCCAGATATTCAATTTGTCTGGGCCGGGGGTTTTTCGTTCGGGCGGATTACGGATGGCTATCAAGAATTAAAAAAAGTAGTCGATAATCCACCGGCCAACTTGTCGTTTCCGGGTATTGTCGATCGAGAAAAATTAGTCGATTATTATAACATGGCGGATTTATTCCTCTTGCCATCGTATAATGAACTATTTCCCATGTCAGTGTTAGAAGCGTTTAGCTGCGGGACGCCCGTCTTATTACGGGACTTAGACTTATACCGGGCGATTATTGACGGTTATTATCAAGCTGCGGCGGATGTCGATGAGATGCAGCAGCAGATTTCACAACTACGTCAGAATCCGGCCGGCTTACAATTTCTACATGATAAGGCTGTCTTAGCGTCGGCGGATTATTCTGAACAGCGGTTAGCTAAAATCTGGCATGATTTTTACTTACAGCAGGCAAAAGAGGGGTAG
- a CDS encoding lysylphosphatidylglycerol synthase transmembrane domain-containing protein, with amino-acid sequence MTRKNVWSLLAMILIGVGISWYSLRNVQLSHLMADITQLNWWWLLVALGCVGLYYGLEAVVVQKFVRHRYRHYSFKSALRVPLAEQLFNGITPFSSGGQPAQIFVMAQSGIDAGRASSVALMKFVVFQAMVVLNFLVAMLVGFHYLAEKLSYLSLYVLLGFLIHFAVIVGLLLVMYWYNFTKKAVKIVLIPVGWFMHGDRFTRLQTTISEKIDSFYEESVRMTKDWRMLVEISLITFFQLLFYYMIPYFIMRAMGYHGINIIMVTSLNVLIFLVTSLFPIPGGAGGAEFGFTELFAKFIPSHSKLILAMLIWRILTYYLGLFLGMFAMAMRPEKAEEIKDRPNE; translated from the coding sequence ATGACTAGAAAAAATGTGTGGTCTTTACTAGCCATGATTTTAATCGGGGTCGGCATTTCGTGGTATTCACTACGTAATGTCCAACTCAGCCATTTAATGGCCGACATCACCCAGTTAAACTGGTGGTGGCTATTGGTGGCACTAGGTTGTGTGGGGCTCTACTATGGCTTAGAAGCAGTCGTGGTGCAGAAGTTTGTTCGTCATCGGTACCGGCATTATTCTTTTAAGAGTGCATTGCGGGTTCCTTTAGCAGAACAGTTGTTTAATGGGATTACGCCGTTTTCATCCGGGGGCCAGCCGGCTCAAATTTTTGTGATGGCCCAATCCGGCATTGATGCGGGGCGCGCAAGTTCCGTGGCGTTAATGAAGTTCGTGGTGTTTCAAGCGATGGTCGTATTGAATTTCTTAGTTGCAATGTTGGTCGGTTTTCATTATCTAGCTGAAAAGTTAAGCTACTTATCGTTGTACGTGTTATTAGGCTTTTTGATTCATTTTGCTGTGATTGTTGGCTTGTTATTAGTGATGTATTGGTATAATTTCACTAAAAAAGCGGTCAAGATTGTTTTAATTCCGGTTGGCTGGTTCATGCATGGCGACCGTTTTACCCGGTTACAAACAACAATCAGTGAAAAAATTGATTCGTTTTATGAAGAAAGTGTCCGCATGACTAAGGATTGGCGAATGTTAGTGGAAATTTCGCTGATTACGTTCTTTCAACTATTGTTTTACTATATGATTCCGTATTTTATTATGCGGGCCATGGGATATCATGGCATTAATATTATTATGGTCACTAGTTTGAACGTGTTGATTTTCTTAGTGACGTCGCTATTTCCAATTCCTGGGGGCGCTGGGGGTGCTGAGTTTGGGTTTACCGAGCTGTTTGCGAAGTTTATTCCTAGTCATAGTAAATTAATTTTGGCCATGCTCATTTGGCGGATTTTAACTTATTATCTAGGCTTATTCCTAGGGATGTTTGCGATGGCGATGCGCCCAGAAAAAGCGGAAGAAATAAAAGATAGACCGAATGAGTAA
- a CDS encoding D-alanyl-D-alanine carboxypeptidase family protein, which produces MLKLKKHQRVRVWLMLGLGLSGVGLITQPVHAQKNQADAVKAAYIVDANSGQAVYAQNADQKLPIASLSKLMTLYLVEQAVKQGKINWTDNVPISKQVRKMASSATLSTMPMAANERFTVKELVAATLVGSSNSSAIALGEYLGGSNAKFIQLMNQQAQKWHLAANFVSASGLDNTDLTTYHYNLPGTSDQAQNMVSARAITTIARHLINEFPSIVQVSNQSAVKVHKYRVPTSVLILKGQSYYDGRVPVDGLKTGYTAQAGGCLVATFHQNGRRMIATTLGSTWKFTANNNLRLKLKQQEQYRTVVPKTLDYQIPGTQTTVKLVAQSDGHRWTNQQQPIQKTTVAVWPMHRDRPNYLAAHTTVMKVQLTDPLSGATSTVKYQTPQAVTLLGPIQWATTDNAKPILNLDTAFAMNE; this is translated from the coding sequence ATGTTGAAGTTAAAAAAACACCAACGGGTACGTGTTTGGTTAATGTTAGGGTTAGGATTGAGTGGTGTGGGGCTAATTACCCAGCCAGTTCACGCTCAGAAAAACCAAGCGGATGCGGTTAAGGCGGCGTATATTGTTGATGCCAATTCTGGTCAGGCGGTCTACGCACAAAATGCAGATCAAAAGTTACCGATTGCGTCATTGAGTAAACTGATGACCTTATATTTAGTTGAACAGGCAGTCAAACAAGGCAAAATCAATTGGACGGATAATGTGCCAATCAGTAAACAGGTGCGTAAGATGGCGAGCAGTGCCACGTTATCCACGATGCCGATGGCGGCTAATGAGCGTTTTACCGTTAAAGAACTCGTTGCCGCAACTTTGGTGGGTTCGTCCAATAGCAGTGCGATTGCGTTGGGTGAATATTTAGGTGGTAGTAATGCTAAATTCATCCAATTAATGAATCAACAGGCCCAAAAATGGCATTTAGCGGCTAATTTTGTGAGTGCATCTGGATTAGATAATACGGATTTAACGACGTATCATTATAATTTGCCGGGGACGAGTGATCAGGCCCAGAATATGGTTTCAGCGCGTGCAATTACGACGATTGCGCGGCATTTGATCAATGAATTTCCAAGTATTGTACAGGTTTCTAACCAGAGTGCGGTTAAAGTCCATAAATATCGGGTTCCAACGTCAGTTCTAATCTTAAAGGGGCAATCCTACTATGATGGGCGCGTGCCTGTAGATGGCCTTAAAACAGGGTATACGGCGCAAGCTGGTGGATGCTTAGTGGCGACGTTCCACCAAAATGGTCGGCGGATGATTGCGACCACGTTAGGGTCCACTTGGAAATTTACTGCGAATAATAACTTGCGGCTCAAGCTAAAACAGCAGGAACAGTATCGCACGGTGGTCCCCAAAACACTCGATTATCAGATTCCAGGGACCCAAACAACGGTCAAATTAGTAGCGCAATCGGATGGTCATCGTTGGACGAATCAGCAACAGCCCATTCAAAAAACAACGGTGGCAGTTTGGCCGATGCACCGTGACCGGCCTAATTATTTAGCCGCCCATACGACGGTGATGAAAGTTCAGTTAACGGATCCATTATCGGGGGCAACCAGTACGGTGAAGTATCAAACACCGCAAGCCGTGACCTTGTTAGGACCGATTCAATGGGCGACGACCGACAATGCTAAGCCAATCTTAAATTTGGATACCGCATTTGCCATGAACGAATAA
- a CDS encoding pyridoxal phosphate-dependent aminotransferase: protein MTLFRDDLNDTIAQIQVSTIRQFDEEVSAIPDMVKLTLGEPDFNTPQHVKDAAKKAIDDNFSHYTGMAGLLELREAAANFQAKKYGLHYNAADQVLVTVGATEAIATALTTICNPGDAIIVPSPIFPAYIPIIQEARATPLFMDTGINDFVITPKLVDDFIAAHPNEHFKGIIMNYPNNPTGVTYIEDEIKALAACFKRHNLWVVSDEVYSELTYGSTHVSIAKYIPDEVILINGLSKSHAMTGWRIGFLFASKEMTDQMKKVHQYYVTAATTIAQKAGIEALTNGMDDALPMRTEYQARRDFVYKTMADLGFKIARPTGAFYIFAKIPAGFNQNAMAFCKDLARKNKLAIIPGTGFGAQGEGYVRLSYAASMEKLQKAMARLTAYMQDSANQTA, encoded by the coding sequence ATGACATTGTTTAGAGATGATCTCAACGATACCATTGCTCAAATTCAAGTATCCACCATTCGCCAATTTGACGAGGAAGTCAGTGCTATTCCTGATATGGTTAAATTAACTTTAGGGGAACCCGATTTTAACACCCCCCAACACGTGAAAGACGCAGCAAAAAAAGCGATTGATGATAATTTTTCACACTATACTGGGATGGCTGGCTTACTAGAACTACGTGAAGCCGCCGCTAATTTCCAAGCGAAAAAATACGGGCTACATTATAATGCTGCCGACCAAGTCTTGGTCACAGTAGGCGCGACTGAAGCCATTGCCACGGCATTAACCACCATTTGTAACCCTGGCGATGCGATTATCGTCCCTTCACCAATCTTCCCGGCTTATATTCCAATCATTCAAGAAGCCCGGGCAACCCCTCTATTTATGGATACTGGGATCAACGACTTTGTGATTACACCTAAATTAGTCGATGACTTTATCGCAGCACACCCTAATGAGCACTTCAAAGGCATTATTATGAATTATCCAAATAATCCTACCGGTGTGACATATATTGAAGACGAAATTAAAGCGTTAGCAGCTTGTTTCAAACGCCATAACCTCTGGGTTGTTTCCGACGAAGTGTATAGTGAATTAACTTATGGGAGTACCCACGTTTCAATCGCAAAATACATTCCGGATGAAGTTATTTTAATTAATGGGTTATCAAAATCACATGCGATGACTGGGTGGCGGATTGGCTTCTTGTTTGCGTCGAAAGAAATGACCGACCAAATGAAGAAAGTCCATCAATATTACGTGACTGCTGCCACCACGATTGCCCAAAAAGCCGGGATTGAAGCTCTAACTAACGGCATGGATGACGCGCTCCCAATGCGGACCGAATATCAAGCGCGCCGTGACTTTGTTTACAAGACAATGGCCGACTTAGGTTTCAAAATTGCCCGACCAACAGGTGCCTTTTATATCTTTGCTAAAATCCCAGCCGGCTTTAATCAAAATGCGATGGCCTTTTGCAAAGACCTAGCACGTAAAAATAAGTTAGCTATTATTCCTGGGACTGGTTTTGGTGCTCAGGGTGAAGGTTACGTCCGGCTGAGTTATGCTGCTAGTATGGAAAAATTGCAAAAAGCAATGGCGCGACTAACCGCCTACATGCAAGATTCCGCTAACCAAACTGCTTAA
- a CDS encoding YkuJ family protein: MEKSELSAILKRLEAMRTSEATEVQSRRFEKEGVERGQVAYDPATSTYTLQEVNPDQTFEFDNIDLVAIELYDLLTDN, encoded by the coding sequence ATGGAAAAATCTGAATTATCAGCAATTCTCAAACGACTAGAAGCAATGCGGACCTCGGAAGCTACGGAAGTTCAATCACGACGGTTCGAAAAGGAAGGTGTTGAACGCGGTCAGGTTGCCTATGACCCAGCAACATCAACGTACACGCTCCAAGAAGTTAATCCTGATCAAACGTTCGAATTCGATAACATCGACTTAGTTGCGATTGAACTATATGACTTGTTAACCGATAATTAA
- a CDS encoding LTA synthase family protein: MPKFIKNTVGKVNTTLGFFILTVVLFWLKTYIAYQTEFTLGVKGPVQQFILILNPFPTAIVLLGVALYFRGRLKYWMMMIIDALQTTWLFANILYYREFSDFMSAGVIKSSGASSTNLGTSLSQIIRGTDFLVYADVVILILLLVFKVIRIDPRPFKLRYAATLTMIGVALFAVDLGMSEHDRSDLLTRTFDNNYIVKYLGLNTYAGYSFYQTEKESATRAQASSSDMKSVLAYLKKNQASENIKYFGKAKGKNVFVIHLESFQQFLIDYKVDGKEVTPNLNKFYHNKNTLSFDNFYHQVAQGKTSDAEMMMENSLFGLPTGSAMTQYGTSNTFQAAPAILAQKGYTTAAFHGDVASFWNRDNAYKSWGYDYFFYSSYYKEKASYNIGYGLKDKIFLKDSVKYLEQLPQPFYAKLITLTNHYPYTLDKQNQSIDKTTTGDSTVDGYVQTAHYLDQAFAEFISYLKKAGLYKNSMIVLYGDHYGISNNHRAAIAQLLGKKSVNNFDLAQFQKVPFMIHADGIEGGVNHTYGGEIDALPTIFDLLGIKNKGYIQFGTDLLSKQHDQTVAFRNGDFVSPTYTKLGGTVYDTKTGEQLKNMTNTQKQTVKQMQNHVTTELSLSDRVIQGDLLRFYTPKGFKKVNKSNYSYKITKTLKSLKELQAEKQTSVLSKNKGKSTVDLYKTDAPELSSSSADSSSESSSSN; this comes from the coding sequence ATGCCCAAATTTATAAAAAACACGGTTGGAAAGGTCAATACAACCCTTGGCTTCTTTATCCTAACAGTGGTCTTATTTTGGCTAAAGACGTATATCGCCTATCAAACTGAGTTTACGCTTGGGGTTAAAGGTCCCGTGCAACAATTTATTTTGATTCTTAACCCGTTTCCAACAGCGATTGTACTGTTGGGGGTGGCGTTATACTTTAGAGGTCGCTTAAAATATTGGATGATGATGATCATCGATGCCTTACAGACAACCTGGTTGTTTGCCAATATTTTGTATTACCGTGAGTTTTCTGATTTTATGTCAGCTGGTGTAATCAAGAGTTCAGGGGCTTCAAGCACTAATCTTGGCACCAGTTTAAGCCAGATTATCCGTGGCACCGACTTCTTAGTTTATGCCGATGTCGTGATACTCATTTTATTATTAGTATTTAAGGTAATTCGGATTGATCCTCGGCCGTTCAAGCTTCGTTATGCTGCAACGCTAACGATGATTGGGGTCGCTTTGTTTGCAGTTGATTTGGGGATGTCAGAGCATGACCGTTCTGATTTACTAACCCGGACTTTTGATAATAATTACATCGTGAAGTATTTAGGGTTAAATACTTACGCGGGTTACAGCTTTTATCAGACTGAAAAAGAAAGTGCCACGCGAGCTCAGGCTAGCAGTAGTGATATGAAGAGTGTGCTAGCTTATCTAAAGAAGAACCAGGCTAGTGAGAATATCAAGTACTTTGGTAAGGCTAAAGGTAAGAACGTCTTTGTGATTCATTTGGAGAGTTTCCAGCAATTTTTAATTGATTATAAGGTCGATGGTAAAGAAGTAACACCGAACTTAAACAAGTTCTATCATAATAAGAACACGTTGAGTTTTGATAACTTTTATCACCAAGTGGCCCAGGGGAAGACTTCAGATGCTGAAATGATGATGGAAAACTCCTTGTTTGGGTTACCAACTGGTTCGGCAATGACACAATATGGGACGTCGAACACCTTTCAAGCAGCGCCAGCAATTTTAGCGCAAAAAGGGTATACGACGGCGGCCTTTCATGGGGATGTCGCCAGTTTCTGGAATCGAGACAATGCCTACAAATCATGGGGATATGATTACTTCTTCTATTCATCGTATTATAAAGAGAAGGCGAGTTATAACATTGGTTATGGGTTGAAGGACAAAATCTTCTTAAAAGATTCAGTGAAGTATTTGGAACAACTCCCGCAACCATTCTATGCGAAGCTGATTACGTTGACTAACCATTATCCGTATACACTAGATAAGCAAAATCAATCCATTGATAAGACGACGACTGGTGATTCTACCGTCGATGGCTATGTGCAAACCGCACACTATTTAGATCAAGCTTTTGCTGAATTCATTAGTTATTTGAAGAAGGCCGGCTTATATAAGAATAGTATGATTGTGTTGTACGGAGACCATTACGGGATTTCAAATAATCATCGTGCGGCAATTGCCCAGCTATTGGGTAAGAAATCCGTCAATAACTTTGATTTAGCACAATTCCAGAAAGTGCCGTTTATGATTCATGCGGATGGAATTGAGGGTGGGGTTAACCATACCTATGGTGGCGAAATCGATGCGTTGCCAACCATCTTTGATTTATTAGGGATTAAGAATAAAGGGTACATTCAGTTTGGGACTGACTTACTGTCGAAACAACATGATCAAACGGTTGCCTTTAGAAATGGTGATTTTGTATCACCAACTTATACGAAGCTCGGGGGTACGGTCTATGACACTAAGACTGGTGAACAGTTGAAGAACATGACCAACACCCAAAAGCAGACGGTCAAACAGATGCAGAACCATGTAACAACGGAACTGTCCTTGTCTGATCGGGTTATTCAAGGTGATTTATTGCGTTTCTATACGCCGAAGGGCTTTAAGAAAGTCAATAAATCCAACTACAGCTATAAGATTACGAAGACTTTGAAATCGTTGAAGGAACTTCAAGCTGAGAAGCAGACGAGTGTTTTGTCGAAGAATAAAGGCAAGTCAACGGTTGATCTGTATAAGACGGATGCACCAGAACTATCTAGTTCCAGTGCTGATTCGAGTTCGGAGTCAAGCTCAAGTAACTAG